A single window of Jaculus jaculus isolate mJacJac1 chromosome 14, mJacJac1.mat.Y.cur, whole genome shotgun sequence DNA harbors:
- the LOC101611962 gene encoding vomeronasal type-1 receptor 4-like — MSPVNLTMGIMFLSQTALGVLGNCACLGYFVLNDFLGRQVKPTDLIVKHLTWANFMVLLFKGIPQTMAAFGMTYFLDDILCKLIFYFHRVARGVSLGSTSLLSVFQVITISPSNSKWGQLKFRAPKVIGSSLGLCWVLQLLINACVPTTVTDMLGTKNSTGFTGIVYCPIVDIPSLTRIFYSILFASIDVVCLGIMTWASGSMVLMLTKHKQRVQHIHSSLAPQSSPETRATQSILALVSSFVLLYMISAILGLCYAFFDVTARWLVNASVAMSACFPAFCPFLLLSQYTKVSNFCCT; from the coding sequence ATGTCCCCCGTAAACCTGACCATGGGGATCATGTTCCTGTCACAGACGGCACTGGGAGTTTTGGGGAACTGCGCCTGCCTTGGCTACTTTGTTCTTAATGACTTCTTGGGGAGACAGGTGAAGCCCACAGATCTGATTGTCAAGCACCTGACCTGGGCCAACTTCATGGTTCTTCTCTTTAAAGGAATCCCCCAGACAATGGCTGCCTTTGGTATGACTTACTTTCTAGATGATATTCTGTGCAAACTCATCTTTTATTTCCACAGAGTGGCCAGAGGAGTATCCCTTGGTTCCACATCACTCTTGAGTGTCTTTCAGGTCATCACAATCAGCCCCAGCAATTCCAAGTGGGGACAGCTCAAGTTCAGAGCCCCCAAGGTCATTGGTTCCTCCTTGGGTCTGTGCTGGGTCCTGCAACTGCTGATAAATGCCTGTGTTCCCACAACTGTGACAGATATGTTGGGGACAAAAAATAGCACAGGATTTACTGGAATTGTATACTGTCCTATTGTAGATATTCCGAGTCTAACAAGGATATTCTATTCAATCTTATTTGCCTCCATTGATGTCGTGTGTTTGGGAATCATGACGTGGGCCAGTGGCTCCATGGTCCTTATGCTCACAAAGCACAAGCAGAGGGTCCAACACATTCACAGCTCTCTGGCTCCTCAGTCATCACCTGAGACCAGAGCCACGCAGAGCATCCTTGCCCTGGTGAGCAGCTTTGTGCTTTTATATATGATCTCTGCCATCTTAGGTTTATGTTATGCTTTCTTTGATGTAACTGCTAGGTGGCTGGTCAATGCAAGTGTTGCAATGTCTGCATGCTTCCCAGCCTTCTGCCCCTTCCTGCTCCTCAGCCAGTACACCAAGGTTTCTAACTTCTGCTGTACTTGA